A window of Aliarcobacter trophiarum LMG 25534 contains these coding sequences:
- the pckA gene encoding phosphoenolpyruvate carboxykinase (ATP) encodes MSNIKDTLGLENVGTIFRNSDIDFLIDFAVKNEKAKISSTGALMIDTGIFTGRSPKDKFFVNQDPSNKYIAWGEINKKVSKDVYVDLLANSKKQLSNKDIFITDVYCGSSLDSRRAVRFITEVAWQAHFIQNMFILPTKEELENFKPEFTIYNACKTVDMAYASHGLHSEVYVIFNVEENEAIIGGTWYAGEMKKGVFSMMNYWLPLEGKLPMHCSANIGKDGDTALFFGLSGTGKTTLSTDPNRQLIGDDEHGWDDEGVFNFEGGCYAKVINLDKDSEPEIYNAIKKGAILENVVADENGVVDFANKSKTENTRVSYPIDHIENHAPTMRGGHPKNIIFLCADAFGVLPPVAKLDKQQAMYYFLSGYTAKVAGTERGINEPMATFSSCFGEAFLPLNPTVYAELLGKKIDKHNVNVFLVNTGWTGGPYDVGKRMSIKNTRACINAILDGSINDSEFQNMTIFNLQIPKTLKGVDTHVLTPRYTWSDPLEYDKAKRKLAEMYIENFKKYLTLESEYDFTAAGPQL; translated from the coding sequence ATGTCTAATATTAAAGATACATTAGGTTTAGAAAACGTTGGTACTATATTTAGAAATTCGGATATTGATTTTTTAATCGATTTCGCAGTAAAGAATGAGAAAGCAAAAATCTCTTCAACTGGTGCTTTAATGATTGATACTGGTATATTTACTGGAAGAAGTCCAAAAGATAAATTCTTTGTAAATCAAGACCCATCAAACAAATATATCGCTTGGGGAGAAATCAATAAAAAAGTTTCAAAAGATGTTTATGTCGATTTACTAGCTAACTCAAAAAAACAACTAAGTAACAAAGATATATTTATTACAGATGTATATTGTGGTTCTTCTCTTGATTCAAGACGTGCAGTAAGATTTATTACAGAGGTTGCTTGGCAGGCTCATTTTATACAAAATATGTTTATTCTTCCAACTAAAGAAGAGTTAGAGAACTTCAAACCAGAGTTTACTATATATAATGCCTGTAAAACTGTGGATATGGCATATGCAAGCCATGGCTTACACTCTGAAGTTTATGTTATATTTAATGTTGAAGAAAATGAGGCAATCATTGGTGGAACTTGGTATGCTGGTGAGATGAAAAAAGGTGTTTTCTCTATGATGAACTACTGGCTTCCTCTTGAAGGAAAACTTCCTATGCACTGTTCGGCAAATATTGGAAAAGATGGTGATACTGCACTATTCTTTGGTTTAAGTGGAACAGGAAAAACAACTCTTTCAACAGACCCAAATAGACAACTTATTGGTGATGATGAGCATGGATGGGATGATGAAGGAGTATTTAATTTTGAGGGTGGTTGCTATGCAAAAGTAATTAACCTTGATAAAGATAGTGAACCTGAAATTTATAATGCTATTAAAAAAGGTGCTATTTTAGAAAATGTTGTAGCAGATGAAAATGGTGTTGTTGATTTTGCAAATAAATCAAAAACAGAAAATACTAGAGTATCTTATCCTATAGACCACATAGAAAACCATGCTCCAACTATGAGAGGTGGTCATCCAAAAAATATTATATTCCTTTGTGCTGATGCTTTTGGTGTACTTCCTCCTGTTGCAAAACTTGATAAACAACAAGCCATGTACTACTTTTTAAGTGGATACACTGCAAAAGTGGCTGGAACTGAAAGAGGAATAAATGAGCCAATGGCAACTTTCTCTTCATGTTTTGGAGAAGCATTCTTACCACTAAATCCTACAGTTTATGCAGAACTTTTAGGTAAAAAAATAGACAAACATAATGTAAATGTATTTTTGGTAAATACAGGATGGACAGGTGGTCCTTATGATGTAGGAAAAAGAATGAGTATTAAAAATACAAGAGCTTGTATAAATGCTATTTTAGATGGTTCTATAAATGACTCTGAATTCCAAAATATGACTATTTTTAATCTTCAAATTCCAAAAACTTTAAAAGGTGTAGATACTCATGTATTAACTCCTAGATATACATGGAGTGACCCTTTAGAGTATGATAAAGCTAAAAGAAAACTAGCAGAGATGTATATTGAAAACTTTAAAAAATACTTAACTTTAGAGAGTGAGTATGATTTTACAGCAGCTGGTCCTCAACTATAA
- a CDS encoding S24 family peptidase — translation MFAVDEILIKLKDILKTDGKTKKVFDKEVAEALDLTQANFATMKNRGKIPYTNILNFCAKKKISINWLLYNQNPNSLIDSTDRYWVKYYPTVNVSAGGGAYDGDENSESLELPDCFLSMLGGKENLKNIDAINVIGDSMEPTLNSNNIIFIDKTKNDINRDGIYAFTTNYGLFVKRVQKRVDGLLDIISDNKDYPVQVLNKNELNILGKVVSSFGKIY, via the coding sequence ATGTTTGCAGTTGATGAAATCTTAATAAAATTAAAAGATATCTTAAAAACAGATGGTAAAACAAAAAAAGTATTTGATAAGGAGGTTGCAGAGGCTTTGGATTTAACTCAAGCAAATTTTGCAACTATGAAAAATAGAGGAAAAATTCCATATACGAATATCTTGAATTTTTGTGCAAAAAAGAAAATCTCTATAAATTGGCTTTTATATAATCAAAATCCAAATTCATTAATAGATAGTACAGATAGGTATTGGGTTAAATATTATCCAACTGTGAATGTAAGTGCTGGAGGAGGAGCTTATGATGGTGATGAAAATAGTGAAAGTTTAGAACTTCCTGATTGTTTTTTATCAATGTTAGGAGGAAAAGAGAATCTTAAAAATATAGATGCTATCAATGTTATTGGAGACTCTATGGAACCAACATTAAACTCAAATAATATAATTTTTATCGATAAAACCAAAAATGATATAAATAGAGATGGAATATATGCTTTTACAACGAATTATGGACTTTTTGTAAAGCGAGTTCAAAAAAGAGTTGATGGGCTTTTGGATATTATTTCAGATAATAAAGACTATCCAGTACAAGTTTTAAATAAAAATGAACTAAATATTTTAGGAAAAGTTGTTAGTTCTTTTGGAAAAATATATTAA
- a CDS encoding peptidoglycan synthetase, with protein MKISSLIDIVDGELLNSPSISFINSIKTDAKKVKTSDLFIAKKIEDLEIAIENGAYAVIYEDNFPIIDKEVAFIKVKNLELALIKIARFKLSILKIDSYYCEDQTFDMIKLYQNSYKKPIFLISKNIEKVFKFIDDIKNGDILISKNQKLLDTIYPNSKKFEKNIDKNDIKNLIKHSLFELSFSYKDIFFSKLRLSKLYINSFINIYNFFEKDLDVSKLKLYQNFKAIFIDKNFEPIESGKSNSFIICQVNENLIQNEIHYLKDEFKYAKTIFISKSKISYLKESEQKIIKNIKELKPILKNYNFNCIYLVGFTYKESFEALQNSQNFKTLF; from the coding sequence GTGAAAATCTCATCTTTGATAGATATTGTAGATGGAGAACTTCTTAATTCTCCATCTATCTCTTTTATAAATAGTATAAAAACTGATGCAAAAAAAGTAAAAACCTCTGATTTATTTATAGCAAAAAAGATTGAAGATTTAGAAATAGCTATAGAAAATGGAGCTTATGCAGTTATTTATGAAGACAATTTCCCTATTATTGACAAAGAAGTAGCTTTTATAAAGGTAAAAAATCTAGAGTTAGCCTTAATAAAAATAGCTAGATTTAAATTATCTATTTTAAAAATAGATTCATATTATTGTGAAGATCAAACCTTTGATATGATAAAGCTATATCAAAATAGCTATAAAAAACCTATTTTTTTAATCTCAAAAAATATAGAAAAAGTTTTTAAGTTTATTGATGATATTAAAAATGGTGATATTTTAATCTCAAAAAATCAAAAGCTTTTAGATACCATATACCCAAATAGCAAAAAGTTTGAGAAAAATATAGATAAAAATGATATAAAAAATCTAATAAAACACTCTTTATTTGAACTAAGTTTTTCATATAAAGATATATTCTTTTCAAAATTAAGATTATCTAAACTTTATATAAATAGTTTTATAAATATCTACAATTTTTTTGAAAAAGATTTAGATGTTTCAAAACTAAAGCTATACCAAAATTTTAAAGCAATATTTATTGATAAAAATTTTGAGCCAATAGAGAGTGGGAAGAGTAATAGTTTTATAATTTGTCAAGTAAACGAAAATTTAATTCAAAATGAAATTCATTACCTAAAAGATGAGTTTAAATATGCAAAAACTATATTTATTTCAAAATCTAAAATCTCTTATTTAAAAGAGAGTGAGCAAAAAATTATAAAAAATATTAAAGAGCTAAAACCTATTCTAAAAAACTACAATTTTAACTGTATCTATTTGGTAGGTTTTACATATAAAGAGAGCTTTGAAGCCCTTCAAAACTCCCAAAATTTCAAAACTCTATTTTAA
- the metG gene encoding methionine--tRNA ligase has protein sequence MQENCKNVYITTPIYYVNDVAHIGHAYTTIIADMLARYSRLVGHNTFLLTGTDEHGQKIAQSAEARGKTPKEYADEISGKFKALWDDFDITYNKFIRTTDEDHKIGVQKAFLQMHKNSDIYKGEYEGFYCVPCETFFPETQLVDEQFCPECGRATIVVKEESYFFKLSKYEDRLLKWYEENPDCILPRAKKNEIVNFVKNGLKDLSISRTSFDWGVKLPLELNEPKHVMYVWLDALLNYTTALGYGTDDKNMNFWPANIHLVGKDILRFHAIYWPAFLMSLNLPLPKHIAAHGWWTRDGEKMSKSKGNVVNPKEVADAYGLDAFRYFLLREVPFGQDGDFSQKALLDRINSDLGNDLGNLLNRIMGMSGKYFDFNVSSKDVEKFHKKELEEVNSIVDTLENYIYNMQINKYLEEIWKILTIGNKAINDYEPWNLIKDGKSEEAMALVALITNIMAKVALLLDSVMPHKIKDISNCLSLEISTENYNKLIVNKKLLDDVKITKIDALFPRVEDILLAQPEVSDITILQKDDSKYEGKEELEPLDLDGINLITIDNFFGTTIKVGTIIDAVEVPKSSKLLKLQVDLGENRPRQIVAGIKEFYSPNDLVGTQACVVANLKPAKLMGLLSEGMILAAKDESGLSLIRPEKPKKIGTKIS, from the coding sequence ATGCAAGAAAATTGTAAAAATGTATATATCACAACTCCAATTTACTATGTAAATGATGTAGCTCATATTGGTCATGCTTATACAACAATTATAGCTGATATGTTAGCTAGATACTCAAGATTAGTTGGTCACAACACTTTTCTTCTAACAGGTACAGATGAACATGGGCAAAAAATTGCTCAAAGTGCAGAAGCTAGGGGAAAAACTCCAAAAGAGTATGCAGATGAAATAAGTGGGAAATTTAAAGCTCTTTGGGATGATTTTGATATAACTTACAATAAATTTATAAGAACAACTGATGAAGATCATAAAATAGGAGTTCAAAAAGCATTTTTACAAATGCATAAAAATAGTGATATCTATAAAGGGGAATATGAAGGATTTTATTGTGTTCCTTGTGAGACATTTTTTCCTGAAACTCAACTAGTAGATGAACAGTTTTGTCCAGAGTGTGGAAGAGCTACAATAGTTGTAAAAGAAGAGAGCTATTTTTTTAAATTATCAAAATATGAAGATAGACTATTAAAATGGTATGAAGAGAACCCTGATTGTATTCTACCAAGAGCCAAAAAAAATGAAATTGTAAATTTTGTAAAAAATGGTTTAAAAGATTTATCAATTTCGAGAACTTCTTTTGATTGGGGTGTAAAACTTCCACTTGAGTTAAATGAACCAAAGCATGTTATGTATGTTTGGCTTGATGCACTTTTAAACTATACAACAGCTTTAGGATATGGTACAGATGATAAAAATATGAACTTTTGGCCAGCGAATATTCACTTAGTTGGAAAAGATATTTTAAGATTTCATGCAATTTATTGGCCAGCATTTCTAATGAGTTTAAATCTACCTCTACCAAAACATATAGCAGCTCATGGTTGGTGGACAAGAGATGGTGAAAAAATGAGTAAATCAAAAGGAAATGTAGTAAATCCAAAAGAGGTTGCAGATGCTTATGGTCTTGATGCTTTTAGATATTTCCTTTTAAGAGAGGTTCCTTTTGGACAAGATGGAGATTTTTCACAAAAAGCACTTTTAGATAGAATAAATTCTGATTTAGGAAATGATTTAGGAAATCTACTAAATAGAATTATGGGAATGAGTGGAAAATATTTTGATTTCAATGTATCTAGTAAAGATGTAGAAAAATTTCACAAAAAAGAGCTAGAAGAAGTAAATAGTATTGTTGATACTCTTGAAAATTACATTTATAATATGCAAATAAACAAATACCTTGAAGAGATTTGGAAGATATTAACAATCGGAAATAAAGCTATAAACGACTATGAACCTTGGAATTTAATAAAAGATGGAAAGAGTGAAGAAGCTATGGCATTAGTAGCTCTAATTACAAATATTATGGCTAAAGTTGCATTGCTTCTAGATAGTGTAATGCCACACAAAATAAAAGATATTTCAAACTGCTTATCTCTTGAAATATCAACAGAAAATTATAACAAATTAATAGTAAATAAAAAACTTTTAGATGATGTAAAAATAACTAAAATAGATGCATTATTTCCAAGAGTTGAGGATATTTTATTAGCTCAACCTGAAGTTTCAGATATTACAATTTTACAAAAAGATGATAGTAAATATGAAGGAAAAGAAGAGTTAGAACCTCTAGATCTTGATGGAATTAATCTTATTACAATTGATAATTTCTTTGGAACAACTATAAAGGTTGGAACTATTATAGACGCTGTTGAAGTACCAAAATCAAGCAAACTCTTAAAGCTTCAAGTTGATTTAGGAGAAAATCGTCCAAGACAAATTGTTGCTGGAATAAAAGAGTTTTATAGTCCAAATGATTTAGTTGGAACTCAAGCTTGTGTAGTTGCAAACTTAAAACCAGCAAAACTAATGGGACTTTTAAGTGAAGGAATGATTCTTGCAGCAAAAGATGAGAGTGGTTTAAGCCTAATAAGACCAGAAAAGCCTAAAAAAATTGGAACAAAAATAAGCTAG
- a CDS encoding class 1 fructose-bisphosphatase, which translates to MQEIIKAIEEASIKIKHLIETGDTGKSQSENSTGDTQLKLDIESDEIIENIFSKIPSIKAIVSEEQDSIKNINENGEYLIAYDPLDGSSLVDVNLSVGSIYGIYKNDFNAKNIVASIYVVFGPRVEMVVTIDDVKMYRLLGGEFKFIQNIKLNEKGKLNAPGSTQNCWTPFHKQLIDDIFNDGYRLRYSGGMVPDLHQILLKGGGLFSYPSTSDRPKGKLRQLFEVFPFALTFEKAGGMAVDGEKRVLEVPTTHIHDTTACFFGSQVEINRVLEVYRKNV; encoded by the coding sequence ATGCAAGAGATAATAAAAGCTATAGAAGAAGCGAGTATAAAGATAAAACACCTAATAGAAACAGGTGATACTGGAAAATCTCAGAGTGAAAATAGTACAGGAGATACTCAGTTAAAGCTAGATATAGAGAGTGATGAAATAATTGAAAATATTTTTTCAAAAATTCCTAGCATAAAAGCAATTGTAAGTGAAGAGCAAGATAGTATAAAAAACATAAATGAAAATGGTGAATATTTAATAGCTTATGACCCGCTAGATGGTTCATCTTTGGTTGATGTAAACTTAAGTGTTGGTTCAATTTATGGAATCTATAAAAATGATTTCAACGCAAAAAATATTGTAGCCTCAATTTATGTAGTTTTTGGTCCTAGAGTTGAAATGGTTGTAACTATAGATGATGTAAAAATGTATAGACTTTTAGGTGGAGAATTTAAATTTATTCAAAATATTAAACTTAATGAAAAAGGGAAGCTAAATGCTCCAGGTTCTACTCAAAACTGTTGGACACCTTTTCATAAACAGCTAATTGATGATATTTTTAATGATGGTTATAGGCTAAGATATAGTGGTGGAATGGTTCCTGACCTTCACCAAATACTTCTAAAAGGTGGTGGACTTTTTTCATATCCAAGCACAAGTGATAGACCAAAAGGAAAATTACGACAACTATTTGAAGTTTTCCCATTTGCTTTAACTTTTGAAAAAGCTGGTGGAATGGCTGTTGATGGAGAAAAAAGGGTTCTAGAAGTTCCTACAACTCATATTCACGATACAACAGCTTGTTTCTTTGGCTCACAAGTAGAGATTAATAGAGTTTTGGAAGTTTACAGAAAAAATGTCTGA
- the mobB gene encoding molybdopterin-guanine dinucleotide biosynthesis protein B has protein sequence MNKKRLVVAFSGPSNSGKTTAIVKVASILQDSGFMVCIIKHDPKDKAMFDREGKDSFKFSQTGANVAVVSPNKTTIFKKDSSTIDELIEIFKDFDYLLVEGLKTLELPRISIFRNKLDESYFDVSNALAIDDSIDKKLIPKSLDILDLNNPEMIIHWIDKNAKRV, from the coding sequence ATGAATAAAAAAAGATTAGTAGTGGCCTTTTCAGGTCCATCAAATAGTGGAAAAACAACTGCTATTGTTAAAGTTGCAAGTATTTTGCAAGATAGTGGTTTTATGGTGTGTATAATAAAACACGACCCAAAAGATAAAGCGATGTTTGATAGAGAGGGTAAAGACTCTTTTAAATTCTCTCAAACAGGGGCAAATGTTGCTGTTGTAAGCCCAAATAAAACAACAATTTTTAAAAAAGATAGTTCAACAATAGATGAGCTAATAGAGATTTTCAAAGATTTTGATTACCTTTTAGTTGAGGGTTTAAAAACTTTAGAACTTCCTAGAATTTCTATTTTTAGAAATAAGCTTGATGAGAGCTACTTTGATGTTTCAAATGCTTTAGCAATTGATGATAGTATAGATAAAAAGCTTATCCCAAAGAGTTTAGATATTTTGGATTTAAATAATCCTGAAATGATTATACATTGGATTGATAAAAATGCAAAAAGGGTATAA
- a CDS encoding lytic transglycosylase domain-containing protein, with amino-acid sequence MLKIFRFSLLFSLSLNLFADSINTDFMQKDFKITFEWLEEKPKSSAKDFFILQYLQDEELSYENAKKAYDMRNGRNALLDKSFKQKFNEKISPEDRFCYNASILELKNSDSRCIALGLASLKKASNLSKSDLAFFISKLDTYPTLKNNLILISSNDVFKKLINSSSDKFLEIFFEVSDEYRYKYLNQNINSNFLHKIAINKDFEKFLRTVIYDKKLNNIQKSLDNLKTDKTLTANLQFLLGINAVNNRKLESAKEFFQNSFDIAYLRGEKDKALFWLYLLSKNTLYLEELTKSFEANIYSLYAKEILNIVPDNLVFKIDMQIKPSSYDIYDVFSWLEVTEDSKKSLDDEKMQKYLNLFTQKNMEPHLAFLLERYNRFKNQYFITPYEDLLSDYGIYKKILIYSIAKQESRFIPSSISFSSAMGIMQIMPFLSKDIANKLGDNYNIYEQFIPEKNIQYASFHLDSLMKQFDSNPLFIAYAYNGGAGYTRSQLKKGLFKEKSEFEPFLSMEMISYNETREYGKKVLANFYIYNNYLNSENKISLSSIFQNLVWHH; translated from the coding sequence ATGTTAAAAATATTTAGATTTTCTCTTTTATTTTCTCTTAGTTTAAACCTTTTTGCAGATAGTATAAATACAGATTTTATGCAAAAAGATTTCAAAATAACTTTTGAATGGCTAGAAGAAAAACCAAAATCAAGTGCAAAAGATTTTTTTATACTACAATATCTTCAAGATGAAGAGCTAAGCTATGAAAATGCAAAAAAAGCTTACGATATGAGAAATGGAAGAAATGCTTTACTTGATAAAAGTTTCAAGCAAAAATTTAATGAAAAAATATCTCCAGAAGATAGATTTTGTTACAATGCTTCTATCTTAGAACTTAAAAATAGTGATTCTAGATGTATAGCTTTAGGACTTGCTTCTCTTAAAAAAGCTTCTAATTTATCAAAAAGTGACCTTGCCTTTTTTATATCAAAATTGGACACCTACCCTACTTTAAAAAATAATCTTATTCTTATATCTTCAAATGATGTTTTTAAAAAGCTTATAAATAGCTCTAGTGATAAGTTTTTGGAGATTTTTTTTGAAGTTAGTGATGAATATAGATATAAATACTTAAATCAAAATATAAACTCTAATTTCTTGCATAAAATTGCTATTAATAAGGATTTTGAGAAATTTTTAAGAACAGTTATTTATGATAAAAAGTTAAATAATATACAAAAATCTCTTGACAATCTAAAAACAGATAAAACATTAACAGCAAATCTGCAATTTTTACTAGGTATAAATGCAGTAAATAATCGTAAACTAGAAAGTGCAAAAGAGTTTTTTCAAAACTCTTTTGATATAGCATATTTAAGAGGAGAGAAAGATAAAGCACTTTTTTGGCTATATTTACTATCAAAAAACACTCTATATCTTGAAGAATTGACAAAAAGTTTTGAAGCAAACATCTACTCTTTATATGCTAAAGAGATTTTAAATATAGTTCCAGACAATCTTGTTTTTAAAATAGATATGCAGATTAAACCTAGCTCTTATGATATTTATGATGTGTTTAGTTGGTTAGAGGTAACAGAAGATAGTAAAAAAAGTTTAGATGATGAAAAGATGCAAAAATATCTAAATCTTTTTACTCAAAAAAATATGGAGCCTCATTTAGCTTTTCTACTTGAAAGATATAATAGATTTAAAAACCAATATTTTATAACACCTTATGAAGATTTATTAAGTGATTATGGAATATATAAAAAGATTTTAATCTACTCTATTGCAAAACAGGAGAGCAGATTTATTCCATCCTCAATCTCGTTTTCAAGTGCTATGGGAATAATGCAAATAATGCCATTTTTATCAAAAGATATAGCAAATAAATTAGGTGATAACTACAACATATATGAACAGTTTATCCCTGAAAAAAATATACAATATGCAAGTTTTCATCTTGACTCATTAATGAAGCAATTTGATAGTAATCCTCTTTTTATAGCCTATGCATATAATGGTGGAGCTGGATATACTAGAAGTCAATTGAAAAAAGGATTATTTAAAGAGAAATCAGAGTTTGAACCTTTTTTAAGTATGGAGATGATTTCATATAATGAAACAAGAGAGTATGGAAAAAAAGTTTTAGCCAACTTTTATATCTATAATAACTATTTAAATAGTGAGAACAAAATCTCACTATCATCTATTTTTCAAAATTTAGTGTGGCATCACTAG
- a CDS encoding YggT family protein, translating into MIDALISSFLTIFFSIIFLYKWIVIISALLTWVRPDPYNPIVQMLYRLTEPVYAKIRQYIPTTFGGMDLAPLILIFALIFIETFLQKVLL; encoded by the coding sequence ATGATAGATGCACTAATTAGCTCATTTTTAACTATTTTTTTTAGCATTATTTTTCTTTACAAGTGGATTGTAATTATTTCAGCACTTTTAACTTGGGTTAGACCTGACCCATATAATCCTATAGTTCAAATGCTTTATAGATTAACAGAGCCTGTTTATGCAAAAATAAGACAATATATTCCAACAACTTTTGGTGGAATGGATTTAGCTCCACTTATTTTAATTTTTGCTCTTATCTTCATAGAGACATTTTTACAAAAAGTCCTTTTATAG
- the gltX gene encoding glutamate--tRNA ligase, whose translation MLRFAPSPTGDMHIGNLRVAIFNYIVSKQLNEGLIIRIEDTDKERNIEGKDKEILEILNLFSIEYETVFYQSENLKYHQKMALQLMSSKKAFACFCSDDKLLELKEESIKKGIAFRYDGFCETLSDDTVLNTNAPFTVRLKKPDHNIKFTDLLKGDFDYAPFDIDSFIILRQDKTPTYNYACSVDDMLMDISIVIRGEDHVSNTPKQIHIRESLGYTKEIKYVHLPIILNAQTGKKMSKRDDASSVKWLIDEGFLPSSIANYLVLMGNKTPTEIFTLEEAISWFKIENVSKSGAKFDIDKLRFINRKHIELLDEMRLSKILGFADSDIGKLAKLYLEEASTIKEIKAKLNNIFSSKSTLEGFEEESKSIKEVLKTAPYFENYDDLKDYVVEKTSLKGKNLFKPLRYILTGVENGPNLTDIYPFIKNYIGEIIK comes from the coding sequence ATGCTAAGATTTGCACCAAGCCCAACAGGAGATATGCATATAGGAAATTTGCGAGTTGCAATTTTCAACTATATTGTATCAAAACAGTTAAATGAAGGGCTTATTATTAGAATTGAAGATACAGATAAAGAGAGAAATATTGAAGGAAAAGATAAAGAGATTTTAGAGATTTTAAATCTTTTCTCTATAGAGTATGAAACTGTTTTTTATCAAAGTGAAAATCTAAAATATCACCAAAAAATGGCACTTCAACTAATGAGTTCAAAAAAAGCCTTTGCTTGTTTTTGTAGTGATGACAAACTTCTTGAGTTAAAAGAGGAGAGTATTAAAAAAGGTATTGCATTTAGATATGATGGATTTTGCGAAACTCTAAGTGATGATACTGTTTTAAATACAAATGCCCCTTTTACGGTAAGACTTAAAAAACCTGATCACAACATAAAATTTACAGATTTACTAAAAGGCGATTTTGATTATGCACCTTTTGATATTGATAGTTTTATTATTTTAAGACAAGATAAAACACCTACATATAACTATGCTTGTAGTGTTGATGATATGCTAATGGATATATCTATTGTTATTCGTGGAGAAGATCATGTTTCAAACACTCCAAAACAGATTCATATAAGAGAGAGTTTAGGTTATACAAAAGAGATAAAATATGTTCATTTACCAATAATTTTAAATGCTCAAACTGGTAAAAAAATGAGTAAAAGAGATGATGCAAGTAGTGTGAAATGGTTGATTGATGAAGGTTTTTTACCTAGTTCTATTGCAAACTATCTTGTACTTATGGGTAACAAAACTCCAACAGAGATTTTTACTCTTGAAGAGGCAATTTCTTGGTTTAAAATTGAAAATGTATCAAAAAGTGGAGCTAAATTTGATATTGATAAATTAAGATTTATCAATAGAAAACATATTGAGTTACTAGATGAAATGAGACTATCAAAAATTTTAGGATTTGCTGATAGTGATATTGGTAAATTAGCAAAACTATATTTAGAAGAAGCTAGTACAATAAAAGAGATAAAAGCCAAACTAAATAATATTTTTAGTTCAAAATCTACACTTGAAGGTTTTGAAGAAGAGAGTAAAAGTATCAAAGAGGTTCTAAAAACTGCACCATATTTTGAAAACTATGATGATTTAAAAGATTATGTTGTAGAAAAAACATCACTAAAGGGCAAAAATCTATTTAAACCATTAAGATATATCTTAACAGGTGTTGAAAATGGACCAAATCTAACAGATATTTATCCATTTATTAAAAACTATATTGGGGAGATTATAAAATGA